In Erigeron canadensis isolate Cc75 chromosome 1, C_canadensis_v1, whole genome shotgun sequence, a single window of DNA contains:
- the LOC122602635 gene encoding 1-aminocyclopropane-1-carboxylate synthase-like codes for MEVALNNNNSHKFLSKIATNDGHGENSPYFDGWKAYDTDPYHPQNNPTGVIQMGLAENQLCFDLIQEWMAKHPEASICTHEGGFDFKEIAIFQDYHGLPKFRSAIANFMSRVRGSRVKFDPNRIVMSGGATGAHETVAFCLANPGEAFLVPTPYYPGFDRDLRWRTGVQLIPVVCESSNDFKVTLEALQEAYDKANESNIKVKGLLITNPSNPLGTFFDKETLKTLVTFINDKNIHLVCDEIYAGTVTNANEFISIAEILDEFPKICDHNLIHIVYSLSKDMGFPGFRVGIIYSYNDTVVNIARKMSSFGLVSTQTQNMIASMLSDNDFVENFIHESRVRLANRHDTFTRELAQVGIGSLKSNAGLFFWMDLRGFLKDATYESEMTFWRIIINEIKLNVSPGSSFHCSEPGWFRVCFANMDDETVTVAVRRIESFVLKTKMLEIKPKKKQCWNLHLKLSSRRLEDIMSPHSPLNSPMVRAQT; via the exons atggaGGTGGCattgaacaacaacaacagccaCAAGTTCTTATCCAAAATTGCAACCAATGATGGGCATGGTGAAAACTCACCATATTTTGATGGTTGGAAGGCATATGATACTGACCCTTACCACCCTCAAAACAACCCAACCGGTGTTATTCAAATGGGCCTAGCCGAAAATCAACTTTGCTTTGATTTGATCCAAGAATGGATGGCAAAGCACCCGGAAGCATCCATATGCACACATGAAGGAGGTTTTGACTTCAAGGAGATTGCTATTTTCCAAGATTACCATGGGTTACCAAAGTTTAGAAGCGCGATTGCGAATTTCATGAGTCGAGTCAGGGGAAGCCGTGTGAAGTTTGATCCTAACCGTATCGTGATGAGCGGTGGAGCCACTGGAGCTCATGAGACGGTGGCGTTTTGCTTGGCTAACCCTGGCGAAGCCTTCTTGGTGCCCACTCCTTACTATCCAGG GTTCGATCGTGACTTAAGATGGCGAACTGGAGTCCAGCTTATACCCGTTGTTTGTGAAAGCTCAAACGACTTCAAAGTCACCCTTGAAGCCCTCCAAGAGGCTTATGACAAGGCCAACGAATCCAACATCAAAGTCAAAGGTTTACTCATAACCAACCCATCAAATCCATTGGGTACATTCTTCGACAAAGAAACACTAAAAACTCTAGTCACTTTCATCAATGACAAAAACATCCATCTCGTTTGCGACGAGATCTACGCTGGCACGGTGACTAACGCGAATGAATTCATAAGCATAGCCGAAATCCTTgatgaatttcctaaaatatgCGATCATAATCTAATCCATATTGTTTATAGTCTCTCAAAGGACATGGGCTTCCCCGGGTTCAGGGTAGGAATAATATATTCCTACAATGACACCGTAGTGAATATTGCGCGAAAAATGTCAAGTTTTGGGTTGGTCTCAACCCAGACCCAAAACATGATAGCCTCGATGCTATCAGATAATgattttgttgaaaattttattcaCGAGAGCAGGGTCAGACTAGCCAATAGGCACGATACGTTCACAAGAGAGCTGGCCCAAGTTGGAATAGGCAGCCTAAAGAGCAATGCAGGGCTCTTTTTCTGGATGGACCTACGTGGTTTCTTGAAAGACGCGACATATGAGTCAGAAATGACGTTTTGGCGAATTATAATTAATGAAATCAAGCTTAACGTGTCTCCAGGCTCATCTTTCCATTGTTCTGAGCCAGGATGGTTTCGGGTTTGCTTTGCTAACATGGATGACGAGACAGTTACGGTTGCAGTACGTAGAATTGAGTCCTTTGTCCTTAAAACCAAAATGCTCGAGATCAAGCCCAAAAAGAAACAATGCTGGAACCTTCACCTCAAGTTATCGTCTCGCAGGCTTGAAGATATCATGTCACCTCACTCTCCACTCAACTCGCCCATGGTTCGAGCACAAACTTAG